In bacterium, a single window of DNA contains:
- a CDS encoding DNA recombination protein RmuC: protein MSWQIYLLFAVVLALVLVVLYLLQKQKEDLERFKKDILESQSFELMNQRLEGLQTRLDGMTNVLGQRLDGVASLFGKMNKEIGRLQDVSTSIKDLQEFLKSPKLRGNVGEQILRDLLEEVLPKSAFRFQHKFKEGQVVDAVIKTSKGLIPIDSKFPMEVFRAYFKAENPKEKEQAHRIFRRALKKHISEIAKKYILTREGTLNFAVMYIPSESVYYQVVSQDQDLIEYGHKSRVFLVSPNSFYYFLKLVLTGLETHKIDKIAQSIMAVFEEVKVDSEKLGQQLSVLARHIRNAYVSVSAVEKQHEKIDDKLKQAKQKDIL, encoded by the coding sequence ATGAGTTGGCAGATTTATCTTTTGTTTGCTGTAGTTTTAGCTTTAGTGTTAGTTGTTCTTTATCTTTTGCAAAAACAAAAGGAAGATTTAGAGCGTTTTAAAAAGGATATTTTAGAAAGTCAGTCTTTTGAGTTAATGAACCAACGTTTAGAAGGTCTGCAGACGCGTCTTGACGGAATGACAAATGTTTTAGGTCAGCGTTTAGACGGAGTGGCTTCTTTGTTTGGCAAGATGAATAAGGAAATTGGCCGCCTACAAGATGTTTCTACTTCTATAAAAGATTTACAGGAGTTTTTAAAATCCCCCAAACTTAGGGGAAATGTGGGCGAACAGATTTTAAGGGATCTTTTAGAAGAGGTTTTACCTAAAAGCGCTTTTCGTTTCCAGCATAAGTTCAAAGAAGGCCAAGTTGTAGATGCAGTTATTAAGACCTCCAAAGGGCTTATCCCTATTGATTCTAAATTCCCTATGGAGGTTTTTAGAGCCTACTTTAAAGCAGAAAACCCAAAAGAAAAAGAGCAAGCACACCGTATTTTTCGCCGCGCCTTAAAAAAACATATTTCCGAGATAGCGAAAAAGTATATTTTAACTCGTGAAGGCACCCTTAATTTTGCTGTAATGTATATTCCTTCTGAATCTGTTTATTATCAGGTAGTTAGCCAAGACCAAGATTTGATAGAGTATGGGCATAAAAGCAGAGTATTTTTAGTTTCTCCTAATAGTTTTTACTATTTTTTAAAGCTGGTTTTAACTGGTTTGGAGACCCACAAAATTGATAAAATTGCCCAAAGTATTATGGCTGTTTTTGAAGAGGTAAAGGTTGATTCAGAAAAATTAGGGCAACAGCTTTCAGTTTTAGCCCGTCATATACGTAATGCCTATGTTTCAGTTAGTGCAGTTGAAAAACAGCACGAAAAGATAGATGATAAGCTCAAACAAGCAAAACAAAAGGATATTTTATAA